Within Kineothrix sp. MB12-C1, the genomic segment AGATAATAGGTTTTATCGATAGTTGGAGTTTCTCTATGGGCAGCAGGGTGTGCAGCCTTATACTCGCAATTGTTACAATAGATTACATAATTCAATTGTCAAAAGCTTTTGGTATTGATATCCGTGAACGGTGTGCGGATAAATATGAAAGTTTTAAGGCAAGATGGTACTAAACCAAAGGAAGTAAGAGGAGAAAGCGGTTCTAAAAAGAATCGCTTTTTTATATTTATAGTAGTAGAACACATGACGGGAGTGTGTATTGTGAAGAAATGGATGAAAGCTACTATTTGTTACGGGTTTAGTATTTGCCTGTTTTTCTCCTCCGTCCTTTATGTAAGGGCGGTGCCGGAAGTATCCGCCCCTTCCTACATAGTGATTGAAGCGTCTACGGGGCAGATGATCTGCGAGCACGAGGCAGATGTGAAAAGAAGCCCTGCGAGCATAACAAAGATTATGACGCTGTTGGTTATTTTCGACCATCTGAAGACGGGAAGAATTCATCTGGAAGATCAGATTATGACGAGCGCCTACGCGAAGTCCATGGGTGGCTCCCAGGTCTTCTTGGAGGAGGGAGAGATACAGACATTAGAGACGTTGATAAAGTGTATTGCGGTGGCATCGGGAAATGACGCCTGTGTGGCAGTGGCGGAATACATTGCGGGAAGCGAGCAGGAATTCGTGAAACTAATGAACCAACGGGCTGAAGAGTTACGTATGGATAATACCAATTTTGAAGATTGCTCCGGGTTGTCTGATTCCGACGGTCACTATACGACAGCAAGGGATGTGGCTACTATGTCGAGGGCGTTAATTACTCAATATCCTGAGGT encodes:
- a CDS encoding D-alanyl-D-alanine carboxypeptidase family protein, whose product is MKVLRQDGTKPKEVRGESGSKKNRFFIFIVVEHMTGVCIVKKWMKATICYGFSICLFFSSVLYVRAVPEVSAPSYIVIEASTGQMICEHEADVKRSPASITKIMTLLVIFDHLKTGRIHLEDQIMTSAYAKSMGGSQVFLEEGEIQTLETLIKCIAVASGNDACVAVAEYIAGSEQEFVKLMNQRAEELRMDNTNFEDCSGLSDSDGHYTTARDVATMSRALITQYPEVLKYTQIWMEDISHVTRQGTSTFTLSSTNKLLKQYEWATGLKTGSTSKAKYCLSATANKDGIELIAVIMAAPDNKVRFQEAMTLLNYGYSVSNIYVDENKEALPAQVVKGGVDDTVNLSYAGAFRYLDTKGNNLTEIEKTISLPAVVEAPIEEGQAIGEAVYQLGGQRIGSVSIIAAKDMKKANYGDYVGKVIRYLLL